One region of Camelina sativa cultivar DH55 chromosome 6, Cs, whole genome shotgun sequence genomic DNA includes:
- the LOC104792477 gene encoding TSL-kinase interacting protein 1 isoform X1 gives MQAEKNPEGRPIDEGHISNQNSNPNLLSSASISVSQFPAKKPTRQWAAWTHQEEESFFTALRQVGKNFEKITSRVQSKNKDQVRHYYYRLVRRMNKLLGPELSLDAKNPKDTNAAMLRWWSLLEKYSCKASKLHLKPRRFKLFLEALEHQLLKDRRKSIRKRACQGENFSSASLGNISSQSRERGLDNRPFKLILSDGQNVKKLGSGRASTKHGESLGVNLGDEKEDTAFGRGGRQRRKQAGYKKWEKAAIDGVSLVADAAEHLERTSIDKDMDDQEGLLANLGSTRYITGKSPLSLCSSGDVPLSDANMQFSAKLKLQLFPIDECTRRSLEMDKHNPHLELTLSNRKKISSVLEHLNRKWGSSSCATGELMLFPYNARKETITCHQRWTHDSFLSAAEVHSMVGSPSVFRLRYGWFVHDASGSFISQVPTSDLCPSLEDDMNVDGVNEVNMLLTESGPLSVHSTAKQPTSVEPSLGLVCASGETHDRPAEYRDDYEPASPTISPLEHLISGNAQSAGEWADSLTNISIGDLLSDVPDDIDSDGGNPPATEGSHCVLRDVSFASDSFDAAIAAHILRHQNKSSAPLPLTSGSSSLWDDEETRDAFSFQNNRLEDSSKLANVASPRGVGRVNGKPSQLVEALSVDEKLPDHGEPMEEGPTDPHTMDSPGKTHCGLADIYWPDSLGPLDLDIRSSKYTDDLILSESLGGLSRLIATSLDAFQNCSLFGLDNKKDKSNMV, from the exons ATGCAAGCCGAGAAGAACCCCGAAGGTCGTCCTATCGATGAGGGCCATATATCAAACCAGAACAGCAATCCTAATTTACTCTCTTCTGCTTCTATCAGTGTTTCTCAGTTTCCTG CTAAGAAGCCGACTAGGCAATGGGCTGCTTGGACGCATCAGGAAGAAGAAAGTTTCTTCACTGCTCTTCGTCAAGTTGGAAAG AATTTTGAGAAGATTACCTCTCGTGTCCAAAGCAAAAACAAGGACCAG GTCAGGCATTACTATTATCGTCTAGTGAGACGTATGAATAAACTATTGGGTCCAGAACTGAGCCTTGATGCCAAGAATCCAAAGGACACAAATGCTGCAATGCTACGATG GTGGTCTTTACTGGAAAAGTATAGCTGCAAAGCTTCaaaacttcatctcaaaccccGGAGATTCAAGCTATTTTTAGAGGCCTTG GAACACCAATTGCTGAAAGACCGCAGAAAGAGCATAAGAAAACGGGCTTGCCAGGGAGAAAATTTCTCTTCTGCTTCCCTCGGAAATATCTCAAGTCAAAGCAGAGAAAGAGGATTGGATAACCGTCCATTTAAATTGATTCTCTCCGACGGCCAAAATGTTAAAAAGCTAGGGTCTGGAAGAGCATCTACCAAACATGGTGAAAGCTTAGGTGTCAACCTTGGTGACGAAAAAGAAGATACAGCCTTTGGGAGAGGTGGAAGGCAGCGACGAAAACAAG CAGGTTATAAAAAATGGGAAAAGGCTGCGATAGATGGGGTCTCCCTGGTTGCTGATGCTGCAGAGCATTTGGAACGAACATCAATTGACAAAGATATGGATGATCAAGAAGGTTTACTTGCTA ATTTAGGTTCGACAAGATATATTACCGGAAAGTCTCCACTTTCTCTGTGCTCATCTGGTGATGTTCCTCTCAGTGATGCCAATATGCAGTTTTCTGCCAAGCTGAAACTTCAGTTGTTCCCGATTGATGAATGTACTCGAAGATCCTTGGAAATG GATAAGCACAATCCGCATCTAGAACTTACCCTTAGTAATCGCAAGAAGATATCATCTGTACTGGAACATCTCAATCGCAAATGGGGAAGCTCAAGTTGTGCGACTGGAGAGCTAATGCTATTTCCTTACAATGCACGAAAAGAAACTATAACGTGCCATCAAAGGTGGACCCATGACTCTTTTCTAAGTGCAGCAGAAGTGCATTCAATGGTCGGAAGTCCCTCGGTTTTCCGCTTAAG GTATGGTTGGTTTGTCCATGATGCATCAGGTTCTTTTATTTCTCAAGTTCCAACTTCAGATCTTTGCCCTTCACTCGAGGATGACATGAATGTGGATGGGGTGAACGAGGTCAACATGCTCCTTACTGAATCAGGACCCTTGTCGGTGCATTCAACTGCCAAACAACCGACATCTGTAGAACCCAGCCTGGGTCTTGTATGTGCCTCTGGTGAAACCCATGATCGTCCCGCAGAATATAGAGATGATTATGAACCTGCTTCACCAACTATTTCTCCACTTGAGCATTTAATCAGCGGTAATGCTCAATCAGCAGGAGAATGGGCTGATAGTCTTACTAACATAAGTATAGGTGATCTACTCTCTGATGTGCCCGATGACATAGATAGTGATGGTGGGAATCCACCTGCCACCGAGGGTTCACATTGCGTCCTTCGAGATGTTTCATTTGCCTCTGACTCTTTTGATGCTGCAATTGCTGCTCATATACTAAGACACCAGAACAAGTCCAGTGCTCCACTACCGTTGACTTCTGGCTCTTCCTCTCTATGGGATGATGAAGAAACACGTGATGCCTTCTCTTTCCAAAATAATCGTCTCGAAGATTCGTCCAAGTTGGCTAATGTTGCTTCTCCTCGAGGTGTTGGCAGAGTAAATGGAAAACCTTCTCAATTGGTGGAG GCTTTATCCGTTGATGAGAAGCTTCCTGACCATGGAGAGCCTATGGAAGAGGGTCCAACAGACCCCCATACGATGGATTCTCCAGGGAAGACCCATTGTGGGCTTGCGGATATATATTGG CCTGACTCGTTAGGACCACTGGACTTAGACATTAGATCTTCAAAGTATACAGACGATTTGATCCTCAGTGAGAGCCTTGGGGGTTTGAGCCGTCTAATTGCGACCAGCCTCGATGCCTTTCAGAACTGCTCGCTCTTTGGGTTGGACAACAAGAAGGATAAGTCTAACATGGTCTGA
- the LOC104792477 gene encoding TSL-kinase interacting protein 1 isoform X3 — protein sequence MQAEKNPEGRPIDEGHISNQNSNPNLLSSASISVSQFPAKKPTRQWAAWTHQEEESFFTALRQVGKNFEKITSRVQSKNKDQVRHYYYRLVRRMNKLLGPELSLDAKNPKDTNAAMLRWWSLLEKYSCKASKLHLKPRRFKLFLEALEHQLLKDRRKSIRKRACQGENFSSASLGNISSQSRERGLDNRPFKLILSDGQNVKKLGSGRASTKHGESLGVNLGDEKEDTAFGRGGRQRRKQAGYKKWEKAAIDGVSLVADAAEHLERTSIDKDMDDQEDLGSTRYITGKSPLSLCSSGDVPLSDANMQFSAKLKLQLFPIDECTRRSLEMDKHNPHLELTLSNRKKISSVLEHLNRKWGSSSCATGELMLFPYNARKETITCHQRWTHDSFLSAAEVHSMVGSPSVFRLRYGWFVHDASGSFISQVPTSDLCPSLEDDMNVDGVNEVNMLLTESGPLSVHSTAKQPTSVEPSLGLVCASGETHDRPAEYRDDYEPASPTISPLEHLISGNAQSAGEWADSLTNISIGDLLSDVPDDIDSDGGNPPATEGSHCVLRDVSFASDSFDAAIAAHILRHQNKSSAPLPLTSGSSSLWDDEETRDAFSFQNNRLEDSSKLANVASPRGVGRVNGKPSQLVEALSVDEKLPDHGEPMEEGPTDPHTMDSPGKTHCGLADIYWPDSLGPLDLDIRSSKYTDDLILSESLGGLSRLIATSLDAFQNCSLFGLDNKKDKSNMV from the exons ATGCAAGCCGAGAAGAACCCCGAAGGTCGTCCTATCGATGAGGGCCATATATCAAACCAGAACAGCAATCCTAATTTACTCTCTTCTGCTTCTATCAGTGTTTCTCAGTTTCCTG CTAAGAAGCCGACTAGGCAATGGGCTGCTTGGACGCATCAGGAAGAAGAAAGTTTCTTCACTGCTCTTCGTCAAGTTGGAAAG AATTTTGAGAAGATTACCTCTCGTGTCCAAAGCAAAAACAAGGACCAG GTCAGGCATTACTATTATCGTCTAGTGAGACGTATGAATAAACTATTGGGTCCAGAACTGAGCCTTGATGCCAAGAATCCAAAGGACACAAATGCTGCAATGCTACGATG GTGGTCTTTACTGGAAAAGTATAGCTGCAAAGCTTCaaaacttcatctcaaaccccGGAGATTCAAGCTATTTTTAGAGGCCTTG GAACACCAATTGCTGAAAGACCGCAGAAAGAGCATAAGAAAACGGGCTTGCCAGGGAGAAAATTTCTCTTCTGCTTCCCTCGGAAATATCTCAAGTCAAAGCAGAGAAAGAGGATTGGATAACCGTCCATTTAAATTGATTCTCTCCGACGGCCAAAATGTTAAAAAGCTAGGGTCTGGAAGAGCATCTACCAAACATGGTGAAAGCTTAGGTGTCAACCTTGGTGACGAAAAAGAAGATACAGCCTTTGGGAGAGGTGGAAGGCAGCGACGAAAACAAG CAGGTTATAAAAAATGGGAAAAGGCTGCGATAGATGGGGTCTCCCTGGTTGCTGATGCTGCAGAGCATTTGGAACGAACATCAATTGACAAAGATATGGATGATCAAGAAG ATTTAGGTTCGACAAGATATATTACCGGAAAGTCTCCACTTTCTCTGTGCTCATCTGGTGATGTTCCTCTCAGTGATGCCAATATGCAGTTTTCTGCCAAGCTGAAACTTCAGTTGTTCCCGATTGATGAATGTACTCGAAGATCCTTGGAAATG GATAAGCACAATCCGCATCTAGAACTTACCCTTAGTAATCGCAAGAAGATATCATCTGTACTGGAACATCTCAATCGCAAATGGGGAAGCTCAAGTTGTGCGACTGGAGAGCTAATGCTATTTCCTTACAATGCACGAAAAGAAACTATAACGTGCCATCAAAGGTGGACCCATGACTCTTTTCTAAGTGCAGCAGAAGTGCATTCAATGGTCGGAAGTCCCTCGGTTTTCCGCTTAAG GTATGGTTGGTTTGTCCATGATGCATCAGGTTCTTTTATTTCTCAAGTTCCAACTTCAGATCTTTGCCCTTCACTCGAGGATGACATGAATGTGGATGGGGTGAACGAGGTCAACATGCTCCTTACTGAATCAGGACCCTTGTCGGTGCATTCAACTGCCAAACAACCGACATCTGTAGAACCCAGCCTGGGTCTTGTATGTGCCTCTGGTGAAACCCATGATCGTCCCGCAGAATATAGAGATGATTATGAACCTGCTTCACCAACTATTTCTCCACTTGAGCATTTAATCAGCGGTAATGCTCAATCAGCAGGAGAATGGGCTGATAGTCTTACTAACATAAGTATAGGTGATCTACTCTCTGATGTGCCCGATGACATAGATAGTGATGGTGGGAATCCACCTGCCACCGAGGGTTCACATTGCGTCCTTCGAGATGTTTCATTTGCCTCTGACTCTTTTGATGCTGCAATTGCTGCTCATATACTAAGACACCAGAACAAGTCCAGTGCTCCACTACCGTTGACTTCTGGCTCTTCCTCTCTATGGGATGATGAAGAAACACGTGATGCCTTCTCTTTCCAAAATAATCGTCTCGAAGATTCGTCCAAGTTGGCTAATGTTGCTTCTCCTCGAGGTGTTGGCAGAGTAAATGGAAAACCTTCTCAATTGGTGGAG GCTTTATCCGTTGATGAGAAGCTTCCTGACCATGGAGAGCCTATGGAAGAGGGTCCAACAGACCCCCATACGATGGATTCTCCAGGGAAGACCCATTGTGGGCTTGCGGATATATATTGG CCTGACTCGTTAGGACCACTGGACTTAGACATTAGATCTTCAAAGTATACAGACGATTTGATCCTCAGTGAGAGCCTTGGGGGTTTGAGCCGTCTAATTGCGACCAGCCTCGATGCCTTTCAGAACTGCTCGCTCTTTGGGTTGGACAACAAGAAGGATAAGTCTAACATGGTCTGA
- the LOC104792477 gene encoding TSL-kinase interacting protein 1 isoform X2 produces MQAEKNPEGRPIDEGHISNQNSNPNLLSSASISVSQFPAKKPTRQWAAWTHQEEESFFTALRQVGKNFEKITSRVQSKNKDQVRHYYYRLVRRMNKLLGPELSLDAKNPKDTNAAMLRWWSLLEKYSCKASKLHLKPRRFKLFLEALEHQLLKDRRKSIRKRACQGENFSSASLGNISSQSRERGLDNRPFKLILSDGQNVKKLGSGRASTKHGESLGVNLGDEKEDTAFGRGGRQRRKQGYKKWEKAAIDGVSLVADAAEHLERTSIDKDMDDQEGLLANLGSTRYITGKSPLSLCSSGDVPLSDANMQFSAKLKLQLFPIDECTRRSLEMDKHNPHLELTLSNRKKISSVLEHLNRKWGSSSCATGELMLFPYNARKETITCHQRWTHDSFLSAAEVHSMVGSPSVFRLRYGWFVHDASGSFISQVPTSDLCPSLEDDMNVDGVNEVNMLLTESGPLSVHSTAKQPTSVEPSLGLVCASGETHDRPAEYRDDYEPASPTISPLEHLISGNAQSAGEWADSLTNISIGDLLSDVPDDIDSDGGNPPATEGSHCVLRDVSFASDSFDAAIAAHILRHQNKSSAPLPLTSGSSSLWDDEETRDAFSFQNNRLEDSSKLANVASPRGVGRVNGKPSQLVEALSVDEKLPDHGEPMEEGPTDPHTMDSPGKTHCGLADIYWPDSLGPLDLDIRSSKYTDDLILSESLGGLSRLIATSLDAFQNCSLFGLDNKKDKSNMV; encoded by the exons ATGCAAGCCGAGAAGAACCCCGAAGGTCGTCCTATCGATGAGGGCCATATATCAAACCAGAACAGCAATCCTAATTTACTCTCTTCTGCTTCTATCAGTGTTTCTCAGTTTCCTG CTAAGAAGCCGACTAGGCAATGGGCTGCTTGGACGCATCAGGAAGAAGAAAGTTTCTTCACTGCTCTTCGTCAAGTTGGAAAG AATTTTGAGAAGATTACCTCTCGTGTCCAAAGCAAAAACAAGGACCAG GTCAGGCATTACTATTATCGTCTAGTGAGACGTATGAATAAACTATTGGGTCCAGAACTGAGCCTTGATGCCAAGAATCCAAAGGACACAAATGCTGCAATGCTACGATG GTGGTCTTTACTGGAAAAGTATAGCTGCAAAGCTTCaaaacttcatctcaaaccccGGAGATTCAAGCTATTTTTAGAGGCCTTG GAACACCAATTGCTGAAAGACCGCAGAAAGAGCATAAGAAAACGGGCTTGCCAGGGAGAAAATTTCTCTTCTGCTTCCCTCGGAAATATCTCAAGTCAAAGCAGAGAAAGAGGATTGGATAACCGTCCATTTAAATTGATTCTCTCCGACGGCCAAAATGTTAAAAAGCTAGGGTCTGGAAGAGCATCTACCAAACATGGTGAAAGCTTAGGTGTCAACCTTGGTGACGAAAAAGAAGATACAGCCTTTGGGAGAGGTGGAAGGCAGCGACGAAAACAAG GTTATAAAAAATGGGAAAAGGCTGCGATAGATGGGGTCTCCCTGGTTGCTGATGCTGCAGAGCATTTGGAACGAACATCAATTGACAAAGATATGGATGATCAAGAAGGTTTACTTGCTA ATTTAGGTTCGACAAGATATATTACCGGAAAGTCTCCACTTTCTCTGTGCTCATCTGGTGATGTTCCTCTCAGTGATGCCAATATGCAGTTTTCTGCCAAGCTGAAACTTCAGTTGTTCCCGATTGATGAATGTACTCGAAGATCCTTGGAAATG GATAAGCACAATCCGCATCTAGAACTTACCCTTAGTAATCGCAAGAAGATATCATCTGTACTGGAACATCTCAATCGCAAATGGGGAAGCTCAAGTTGTGCGACTGGAGAGCTAATGCTATTTCCTTACAATGCACGAAAAGAAACTATAACGTGCCATCAAAGGTGGACCCATGACTCTTTTCTAAGTGCAGCAGAAGTGCATTCAATGGTCGGAAGTCCCTCGGTTTTCCGCTTAAG GTATGGTTGGTTTGTCCATGATGCATCAGGTTCTTTTATTTCTCAAGTTCCAACTTCAGATCTTTGCCCTTCACTCGAGGATGACATGAATGTGGATGGGGTGAACGAGGTCAACATGCTCCTTACTGAATCAGGACCCTTGTCGGTGCATTCAACTGCCAAACAACCGACATCTGTAGAACCCAGCCTGGGTCTTGTATGTGCCTCTGGTGAAACCCATGATCGTCCCGCAGAATATAGAGATGATTATGAACCTGCTTCACCAACTATTTCTCCACTTGAGCATTTAATCAGCGGTAATGCTCAATCAGCAGGAGAATGGGCTGATAGTCTTACTAACATAAGTATAGGTGATCTACTCTCTGATGTGCCCGATGACATAGATAGTGATGGTGGGAATCCACCTGCCACCGAGGGTTCACATTGCGTCCTTCGAGATGTTTCATTTGCCTCTGACTCTTTTGATGCTGCAATTGCTGCTCATATACTAAGACACCAGAACAAGTCCAGTGCTCCACTACCGTTGACTTCTGGCTCTTCCTCTCTATGGGATGATGAAGAAACACGTGATGCCTTCTCTTTCCAAAATAATCGTCTCGAAGATTCGTCCAAGTTGGCTAATGTTGCTTCTCCTCGAGGTGTTGGCAGAGTAAATGGAAAACCTTCTCAATTGGTGGAG GCTTTATCCGTTGATGAGAAGCTTCCTGACCATGGAGAGCCTATGGAAGAGGGTCCAACAGACCCCCATACGATGGATTCTCCAGGGAAGACCCATTGTGGGCTTGCGGATATATATTGG CCTGACTCGTTAGGACCACTGGACTTAGACATTAGATCTTCAAAGTATACAGACGATTTGATCCTCAGTGAGAGCCTTGGGGGTTTGAGCCGTCTAATTGCGACCAGCCTCGATGCCTTTCAGAACTGCTCGCTCTTTGGGTTGGACAACAAGAAGGATAAGTCTAACATGGTCTGA
- the LOC104792477 gene encoding TSL-kinase interacting protein 1 isoform X4 gives MQAEKNPEGRPIDEGHISNQNSNPNLLSSASISVSQFPAKKPTRQWAAWTHQEEESFFTALRQVGKNFEKITSRVQSKNKDQVRHYYYRLVRRMNKLLGPELSLDAKNPKDTNAAMLRWWSLLEKYSCKASKLHLKPRRFKLFLEALEHQLLKDRRKSIRKRACQGENFSSASLGNISSQSRERGLDNRPFKLILSDGQNVKKLGSGRASTKHGESLGVNLGDEKEDTAFGRGGRQRRKQGYKKWEKAAIDGVSLVADAAEHLERTSIDKDMDDQEDLGSTRYITGKSPLSLCSSGDVPLSDANMQFSAKLKLQLFPIDECTRRSLEMDKHNPHLELTLSNRKKISSVLEHLNRKWGSSSCATGELMLFPYNARKETITCHQRWTHDSFLSAAEVHSMVGSPSVFRLRYGWFVHDASGSFISQVPTSDLCPSLEDDMNVDGVNEVNMLLTESGPLSVHSTAKQPTSVEPSLGLVCASGETHDRPAEYRDDYEPASPTISPLEHLISGNAQSAGEWADSLTNISIGDLLSDVPDDIDSDGGNPPATEGSHCVLRDVSFASDSFDAAIAAHILRHQNKSSAPLPLTSGSSSLWDDEETRDAFSFQNNRLEDSSKLANVASPRGVGRVNGKPSQLVEALSVDEKLPDHGEPMEEGPTDPHTMDSPGKTHCGLADIYWPDSLGPLDLDIRSSKYTDDLILSESLGGLSRLIATSLDAFQNCSLFGLDNKKDKSNMV, from the exons ATGCAAGCCGAGAAGAACCCCGAAGGTCGTCCTATCGATGAGGGCCATATATCAAACCAGAACAGCAATCCTAATTTACTCTCTTCTGCTTCTATCAGTGTTTCTCAGTTTCCTG CTAAGAAGCCGACTAGGCAATGGGCTGCTTGGACGCATCAGGAAGAAGAAAGTTTCTTCACTGCTCTTCGTCAAGTTGGAAAG AATTTTGAGAAGATTACCTCTCGTGTCCAAAGCAAAAACAAGGACCAG GTCAGGCATTACTATTATCGTCTAGTGAGACGTATGAATAAACTATTGGGTCCAGAACTGAGCCTTGATGCCAAGAATCCAAAGGACACAAATGCTGCAATGCTACGATG GTGGTCTTTACTGGAAAAGTATAGCTGCAAAGCTTCaaaacttcatctcaaaccccGGAGATTCAAGCTATTTTTAGAGGCCTTG GAACACCAATTGCTGAAAGACCGCAGAAAGAGCATAAGAAAACGGGCTTGCCAGGGAGAAAATTTCTCTTCTGCTTCCCTCGGAAATATCTCAAGTCAAAGCAGAGAAAGAGGATTGGATAACCGTCCATTTAAATTGATTCTCTCCGACGGCCAAAATGTTAAAAAGCTAGGGTCTGGAAGAGCATCTACCAAACATGGTGAAAGCTTAGGTGTCAACCTTGGTGACGAAAAAGAAGATACAGCCTTTGGGAGAGGTGGAAGGCAGCGACGAAAACAAG GTTATAAAAAATGGGAAAAGGCTGCGATAGATGGGGTCTCCCTGGTTGCTGATGCTGCAGAGCATTTGGAACGAACATCAATTGACAAAGATATGGATGATCAAGAAG ATTTAGGTTCGACAAGATATATTACCGGAAAGTCTCCACTTTCTCTGTGCTCATCTGGTGATGTTCCTCTCAGTGATGCCAATATGCAGTTTTCTGCCAAGCTGAAACTTCAGTTGTTCCCGATTGATGAATGTACTCGAAGATCCTTGGAAATG GATAAGCACAATCCGCATCTAGAACTTACCCTTAGTAATCGCAAGAAGATATCATCTGTACTGGAACATCTCAATCGCAAATGGGGAAGCTCAAGTTGTGCGACTGGAGAGCTAATGCTATTTCCTTACAATGCACGAAAAGAAACTATAACGTGCCATCAAAGGTGGACCCATGACTCTTTTCTAAGTGCAGCAGAAGTGCATTCAATGGTCGGAAGTCCCTCGGTTTTCCGCTTAAG GTATGGTTGGTTTGTCCATGATGCATCAGGTTCTTTTATTTCTCAAGTTCCAACTTCAGATCTTTGCCCTTCACTCGAGGATGACATGAATGTGGATGGGGTGAACGAGGTCAACATGCTCCTTACTGAATCAGGACCCTTGTCGGTGCATTCAACTGCCAAACAACCGACATCTGTAGAACCCAGCCTGGGTCTTGTATGTGCCTCTGGTGAAACCCATGATCGTCCCGCAGAATATAGAGATGATTATGAACCTGCTTCACCAACTATTTCTCCACTTGAGCATTTAATCAGCGGTAATGCTCAATCAGCAGGAGAATGGGCTGATAGTCTTACTAACATAAGTATAGGTGATCTACTCTCTGATGTGCCCGATGACATAGATAGTGATGGTGGGAATCCACCTGCCACCGAGGGTTCACATTGCGTCCTTCGAGATGTTTCATTTGCCTCTGACTCTTTTGATGCTGCAATTGCTGCTCATATACTAAGACACCAGAACAAGTCCAGTGCTCCACTACCGTTGACTTCTGGCTCTTCCTCTCTATGGGATGATGAAGAAACACGTGATGCCTTCTCTTTCCAAAATAATCGTCTCGAAGATTCGTCCAAGTTGGCTAATGTTGCTTCTCCTCGAGGTGTTGGCAGAGTAAATGGAAAACCTTCTCAATTGGTGGAG GCTTTATCCGTTGATGAGAAGCTTCCTGACCATGGAGAGCCTATGGAAGAGGGTCCAACAGACCCCCATACGATGGATTCTCCAGGGAAGACCCATTGTGGGCTTGCGGATATATATTGG CCTGACTCGTTAGGACCACTGGACTTAGACATTAGATCTTCAAAGTATACAGACGATTTGATCCTCAGTGAGAGCCTTGGGGGTTTGAGCCGTCTAATTGCGACCAGCCTCGATGCCTTTCAGAACTGCTCGCTCTTTGGGTTGGACAACAAGAAGGATAAGTCTAACATGGTCTGA
- the LOC104792479 gene encoding UDP-glycosyltransferase 86A1: protein MESAKSRKPHIMMIPYPLQGHVIPFVHLAIKLASHGFTITFVNTDSIHHHISTARQGDEGDIFSAARSSGQLDIRYTTVTDGFPLGFDRSLNHDQFFEGILHVFSAHVDDLIAKLSRQDDHPVTCLIADTFYVWSSMICDKHNLVNVSFWTEPALVLNLYYHMDLLISNGHFKCLENREDVIDYVPGVKAIEPKDLMSYLQVSDKDVDTNTVVYQILSKAFKDVKRADFVLCNTVQELEPDSLSALQAKQPVYAIGPVFSTDSVVPTSLWTESDCTEWLKGRPTGSVLYVSFGSYAHVGKKEIVEIAHGLLLSGISFIWVLRPDIVGSDVPDFLPDGFVNQTQDRGLVVQWCCQMAVISNPAVGGFFTHCGWNSILESVWCGLPLLCYPLLTDQFTNRKLVVDDWRIGINLYDNNDNNKTITRDQVSANVRRLMIKGETSSELRNNVEKVKRHLKDAVTAVGSSETNFKSFVGEVRSSIDTKLCNPVVNGLETSRSD from the exons atggagaGCGCAAAGTCGAGGAAGCCTCATATCATGATGATACCATACCCACTTCAAGGCCACGTTATCCCTTTTGTCCACTTAGCCATCAAACTCGCTTCTCATGGCTTCACCATCACTTTCGTCAATACCGACTCCATCCACCATCACATCTCCACCGCTCGCCAAGGTGACGAGGGAGACATCTTCTCCGCCGCCCGCAGCTCAGGACAGCTCGACATACGTTACACCACCGTGACCGACGGCTTCCCTTTGGGGTTTGACCGCTCACTTAACCATGACCAGTTTTTCGAAGGCATTCTCCACGTCTTCTCTGCCCACGTCGATGATCTCATCGCTAAACTCTCACGCCAGGATGATCATCCGGTGACTTGCTTGATCGCCGACACGTTTTATGTTTGGTCATCTATGATTTGCGACAAGCACAACCTTGTTAATGTCTCGTTTTGGACCGAACCTGCCTTGGTACTCAATCTTTATTATCACATGGATCTCCTCATATCCAACGGTCATTTCAAATGTCTTG AGAATCGTGAAGACGTGATCGATTACGTACCAGGGGTTAAGGCAATAGAACCAAAGGACTTGATGTCATATCTTCAAGTAAGCGACAAAGACGTAGACACAAATACAGTGGTCTATCAAATATTATCCAAGGCCTTTAAAGACGTCAAGAGAGCCGATTTCGTCTTATGCAACACCGTGCAAGAGCTCGAGCCAGACTCTCTCTCGGCTCTACAAGCCAAACAACCGGTTTACGCCATCGGTCCGGTTTTCTCAACCGATTCGGTTGTCCCCACAAGCTTATGGACCGAATCAGACTGTACCGAATGGCTTAAAGGCCGACCTACCGGATCGGTCCTCTACGTCTCGTTTGGTAGCTATGCACACGTTGGTAAAAAAGAGATCGTTGAAATAGCCCATGGGCTTTTACTTAGTGGGATAAGTTTCATTTGGGTCTTACGTCCGGATATAGTCGGATCCGACGTACCGGATTTTCTCCCGGACGGGTTTGTAAACCAGACCCAAGATCGAGGTCTTGTGGTCCAGTGGTGCTGCCAGATGGCAGTCATTTCAAACCCGGCCGTGGGAGGTTTTTTCACACATTGCGGTTGGAACTCAATTTTGGAAAGCGTTTGGTGCGGTTTGCCGTTGTTGTGTTATCCGCTATTGACGGATCAGTTCACTAATAGGAAGCTTGTGGTCGATGATTGGCGCATTGGGATTAACCTTTatgataataatgataataataagacGATCACAAGGGACCAAGTCTCGGCTAACGTAAGGAGATTGATGATCAAAGGTGAAACTTCAAGTGAGCTGAGAAACAACGTCGAAAAAGTTAAACGTCATCTCAAAGATGCGGTTACAGCCGTTGGATCTTCTGAGACGAATTTTAAATCGTTCGTTGGTGAGGTCCGAAGTAGTATAGATACTAAATTGTGTAATCCCGTTGTAAATGGTCTCGAAACAAGTCGATCAGACTAA